The following proteins are encoded in a genomic region of Cucurbita pepo subsp. pepo cultivar mu-cu-16 unplaced genomic scaffold, ASM280686v2 Cp4.1_scaffold000443, whole genome shotgun sequence:
- the LOC111785304 gene encoding 3-isopropylmalate dehydratase small subunit 3-like, producing MTMAASLYLSQSPIATATRRSSPFISLLPPSQSIKFPSLHCHTLKDLSITASHASQRAATIIPRAAATPSSAASSTTVFHGSCYVVGDNIDTDQIIPAEYLTLVPSNPSEYEKLGSYALIGLPSSYSTRFVEPNEMKTKYSIIIAGDNFGCGSSREHAPVALGASGAVAVVAESYARIFFRNSVSTGEIYPLESEIRICDECKTGDVLTIELAESRLINHTTGKEYKLKPIGDAGPVIEAGGIFAYARKSGMIPSLTPSS from the coding sequence ATGACAATGGCGGCTTCACTGTATCTATCTCAAAGCCCTATCGCCACTGCCACCCGTCGATCTTCACCCTTCATTTCCCTTCTCCCTCCTTCTCAATCCATCAAATTCCCCTCTCTCCACTGCCATACCCTCAAAGATCTTTCAATCACCGCCTCCCACGCGTCGCAGCGTGCTGCAACCATCATCCCGCGAGCAGCCGCCACACCGTCATCCGCCGCTTCTTCAACCACCGTATTTCATGGCAGCTGCTATGTCGTCGGAGACAACATCGACACTGACCAGATTATTCCGGCTGAGTATCTTACTTTGGTCCCCTCAAATCCTAGCGAGTATGAGAAGCTCGGATCCTACGCCCTAATTGGCCTTCCTTCCTCTTATTCCACCCGCTTCGTGGAACCTAACGAGATGAAAACCAAATATTCCATCATAATTGCCGGCGACAACTTCGGCTGCGGTTCTTCACGGGAGCACGCGCCGGTTGCGTTGGGAGCGTCCGGTGCGGTGGCTGTGGTTGCTGAGTCGTACGCCCGTATTTTCTTCCGGAACTCGGTGTCGACCGGAGAGATTTATCCATTGGAATCGGAAATAAGGATCTGCGATGAATGTAAGACTGGCGATGTGTTGACAATCGAGCTGGCAGAAAGCCGCTTGATCAACCACACGACGGGAAAAGAATACAAGCTCAAGCCTATTGGGGATGCAGGTCCTGTCATTGAGGCTGGTGGGATTTTCGCATATGCTAGGAAATCTGGTATGATTCCAAGCCTAACGCCGTCAAGTTGA